The following proteins are encoded in a genomic region of Sparus aurata chromosome 23, fSpaAur1.1, whole genome shotgun sequence:
- the rai1 gene encoding retinoic acid-induced protein 1 isoform X1, which translates to MSRSDLFPNLRTLWRLRTPNPPSPLSRLTSPPPFLPWLQTERVMQSFRERSGGYHSNQPCYQQEPHELSRLETYRQHPHHPHPQHPHPGPGPHPGPGPGPGHTRSGYEAHSLANPTSMPPAGGPGTGGGPKDCYSQQAYPGYPGNTGGNGSGNGAPAPSQAKKSYRGSKVPPSNPSQHLQGYGNHMGPGNYSAQYMSEGHLQQKWEDPAQLAQYDQEMVGRMEAGGTPAPGSSQYMDQNMLGHSQTQCHQPSTPAYTSPHHQPHPPNPAPSPLMYPQSHLHYPQHSPSPSPYMEKCSPMPHCYKGYNMPPNSQYGRQMTSHSNLKQGGYRSTQNSYGYQQPPSRGYEQQPPLQAMTNPQEPHPKYQHYSQPQQNYCLSELSVRSPEQYYQTCSPSSSHSPARSVGRSPSYSSTPSPLMTNPESFQYSQPPMTPGAASSSSSSSAGMQEQASTNTMLMPPRSHPSPNVPHAASHSYTTTPQVPTMKERFSEKLLSNPSLWSLNALTSQVENISNNVQQLLLSEALVANKKGSKRNSGGSNSSAGSGASSKKGEEYKSPPYLDGSGGNVGAGPMQDPYSTPQHQPMPMELHEGGYSSSSDEQLERGYYYCGQGRSPAQAPNNTQLSLDTASSCSMTSPDDMSTRSGDSGLHNLTPDPTRCQSGQGGDGMSTPVKSIGDERSPTSITIPSPMKQERDSPSDIQHINEPVKENFEESAWTEKSADKEEMTTEINPDHDRDSDTTKSTENLEKWSDEEKCPALYSKVNKEVTEKSYCYKETVYQEVQSKYDPDVRDSVEQSPAALSDSSHKEHFGQEMKSEAFKSESPTASESSVKTLPFISRVDLEQDQYSTEKDDSSENTSPTPQVETLDESNSDKREGRDEEDEEEGEGEEEADEEEEDEIQKQKQHTLSPPLSADVTEELGEGEKDSQTSTEEHMNNRDMAEKPPGDLCSRTESQSTEIHVDNESAGAPAHPNAAAATAAAEASERESAIGDTVPQPQSAMPVFSALNDKATPPAPARDHIDHSDAKVLEPDSPQLPGKSILPSAPSWADTPPSPKKGDEDMEPGISCASAVTPLAKPEPVAPSAQPRAFGRKHARGRRRIMHSGVAIRRQLCLEQEGEKEEEGAPSPTQKPCMPPSKTVLFSDQMDLAHQESIVSQTPKMLTDGFRSRMCTRSFNAPDLPPKVEPHVKRKPGPKPGSKPGLKPGPKPGPKPGPKPGAKPGPKPGPKPGLKPGPKPGPKPGPKPGPKPVPNEPELSSKFETPLKRKPGPKPGSKPGSKPGPKPGSKPGPKPGLKPGPKPGPKPGPKPADVLPPTDTAPIKAPVGRPKGSVSKAKLVQDEPIQPLTGMLSRGRKSLKATISQENQDVKLFNQEEKQANHEAKAPEKESKNMVLRSRKPSQEKLSKEKEKIIEEAILPQTITEFKASDVSPKLEESLTLEQTLTPIPNAVKNKDVPAEPPAPLASPVPTEQSEEKTSLTLKRKPSPEPSTMPVKKKRGPKPKPKPIPPEPPLLEQAVSLPKEKAVRGPKRKRGPPKKAPVVTSPPKDTLPSISESDITSEVPVVPPQCPTKTKVLPPRKGRGQKYEAMVQKITSPSSKKHPPIPQIESNLTDDVTAKTLSQHVLKEGETSTLVNSTEVIEGQVKSIESRQEVKKQVRKDEVSQEVSTPGEVRQEVTEEVVNKDEIRRENIKQGAQLDVGAGKISSVEAPAEVRPQGKWTQQATDDASSVATKSTRTKRKRWAMVESTDASVVALEAGSLIVTTPRLAKQRAIKNNHEMHLKQRRKKRKGQGPLDETDTVEETNIETVEQQEKEKIEETETSTESTIPLPVSPDEITEAPQVTSTELTQKPRRGRKPSANPAKRKHGKASSEQIPGKPVKVHKKPGPKPGMKDAIEVIEAVVRAAGCEGAKKEEREKEEMDRREKEKTEEQETCIVGPVVTVSEKQTETISVKRIRRRPVHQNSKLSFCPYVRINNSRDFSSWCAIVNKPEDAVIFQRRRKKGILRMRNPFTVAKGVPHTAAMLQGPLVNKNLTERCLLCSLCGKQANYRDLGDLCGPYYTEDGVPRKLLTIRHAESLREESEKTEENNGSSTNDPGHSSKKEDEDSTEKEGNAEASAQEGSSSRHHHWRHRRAERTERMGQEGGPRRLTLRERFRRMKQLQAIGSGASSDQEGSDNMFHRLQVEAEAKEHWAHENCAIWTKGVIMVAGRLYGLKEAACKSAQTSCYKCQIVGASLSCCWRGCSHKYHYVCAKEIGCTFHEDDFSIKCPKHESLFPFPAGPVRYSSKPPAPPTPPLSRSSVTYPAKANKNAAPTTATCT; encoded by the exons AACCCCTAACCCCCCTTCCCCCCTTTCCCGCCTCACCTCACCTCCCCCTTTCCTGCCTTGGCTACAGACGGAGAGAGTGATGCAGTCCTTCCGTGAGCGCAGCGGTGGTTACCACAGCAACCAACCCTGCTACCAGCAGGAGCCCCATGAATTATCCCGCCTGGAGACCTACCGGCAACACCCGCATCATCCCCACCCACAGCACCCGCACCCAGGTCCTGGTCCACATCCAGgtccaggcccaggcccagggcACACCAGGTCAGGCTATGAAGCTCATTCACTGGCGAACCCCACGAGCATGCCTCCTGCAGGAGGACCAGGAACTGGAGGAGGACCCAAGGACTGTTACAGCCAGCAAGCTTACCCTGGTTACCCAGGCAACACTGGTGGAAATGGGAGTGGAAACGGGGCCCCAGCACCCTCGCAAGCAAAGAAATCTTATAGAGGAAGCAAAGTGCCCCCATCAAACCCCAGTCAGCACTTACAAGGCTATGGTAACCACATGGGCCCTGGGAATTACTCAGCCCAGTATATGAGCGAGGGCCACCTCCAGCAAAAATGGGAGGACCCAGCCCAGTTAGCACAGTATGACCAAGAAATGGTGGGGCGTATGGAGGCTGGCGGCACCCCTGCACCGGGCTCCTCCCAGTACATGGACCAGAACATGCTAGGCCACTCCCAAACCCAGTGCCACCAGCCCTCAACCCCTGCCTATACCAGCCCCCACCACCAACCCCACCCACCTAACCCTGCCCCCTCCCCTCTCATGTACCCTCAGAGTCACCTGCACTACCCCCAGCACTCACCCTCTCCTTCGCCATACATGGAAAAGTGCAGCCCTATGCCCCACTGTTATAAAGGTTACAATATGCCCCCCAATTCCCAGTATGGCAGACAAATGACAAGCCACAGCAATCTGAAGCAGGGAGGTTACAGGTCAACCCAGAACAGTTATGGCTACCAGCAGCCTCCATCCAGAGGTTATGAGCAGCAGCCCCCGTTACAGGCCATGACCAACCCCCAGGAGCCCCACCCTAAATACCAACACTACAGCCAACCCCAACAAAACTATTGTCTCTCAGAGCTGTCTGTCAGATCACCAGAGCAGTATTACCAGACTTGTAGCCCCTCCTCAAGCCACTCCCCTGCACGCTCTGTAGGGCGCTCCCCGTCATACAGCTCCACCCCTTCACCACTGATGACCAATCCAGAATCATTTCAGTACAGCCAGCCACCGATGACCCCTGGGgcagcctcctcttcctcatcctcttcagCTGGTATGCAGGAGCAAGCCAGCACCAACACTATGTTGATGCCACCACGCTCACACCCCTCACCCAATGTTCCACATGCAGCCTCTCACAGCTATACCACCACACCGCAGGTCCCCACAATGAAAGAACGTTTTTCAGAGAAGCTGTTGTCAAACCCCAGCTTGTGGAGCCTGAATGCCCTCACCTCTCAGGTAGAGAACATCTCTAATaatgtccagcagctgttgctTTCAGAGGCCCTGGTGGCCAATAAGAAAGGCAGTAAGCGCAACAGTGGAGGGAGCAACAGTAGCGCTGGAAGTGGAGCATCCTCCAAAAAGGGTGAGGAGTACAAAAGTCCTCCATATTTAGATGGTAGTGGTGGTAATGTTGGCGCTGGCCCCATGCAAGACCCCTACTCTACACCACAGCACCAACCAATGCCCATGGAACTACATGAGGGAGGCTACTCCAGCAGTAGTGATGAACAATTGGAGAGGGGCTACTATTACTGTGGTCAGGGCAGAAGTCCCGCACAGGCCCCCAATAACACACAACTCAGCCTGGATACAGCCTCTTCATGCTCCATGACATCTCCAGATGATATGTCCACCAGGTCTGGGGACTCAGGTCTGCACAACCTAACCCCGGATCCTACTAGATGCCAGTCAGGGCAGGGAGGAGATGGCATGAGTACTCCAGTGAAGAGCATCGGTGATGAAAGGTCTCCTACAAGCATTACAATCCCCAGTCCCATGAAACAAGAAAGGGACTCCCCTTCGGATATACAACATATCAACGAGCCTGTCAAAGAAAACTTTGAAGAATCAGCCTGGACAGAGAAATCAGCTGACAAAGAGGAGatgacaacagaaataaacCCTGACCATGATAGAGATTCCGACACAACAAAATCGACAGAGAATCTGGAGAAATGGTCAGATGAGGAGAAATGCCCAGCTCTCTACAGCAAAGTAAACAAAGAGGTGACAGAAAAAAGCTATTGCTATAAGGAGACGGTGTACCAAGAGGTCCAGAGCAAATATGACCCTGATGTAAGAGACTCAGTTGAACAGTCCCCAGCAGCTCTCTCTGACTCCAGCCACAAGGAACACTTTGGCCAAGAGATGAAATCAGAGGCATTTAAATCAGAGTCCCCAACTGCTTCTGAGAGCTCAGTGAAAACATTGCCTTTCATTTCTAGAGTTGACCTTGAACAGGATCAATATTCTACAGAGAAGGACGACAGCTCAGAGAACACCTCTCCAACCCCCCAAGTTGAGACCTTAGACGAGAGCAACTCAGACAAGAGAGAGGGCAGAGATGAGGAAGACgaagaggagggggaaggagaggaggaggcagatgaggaggaagaagatgaaatacagaaacaaaagcaacatactctttctcctcctctgtctgcagaTGTTACAGAAGAAttgggggagggggagaaagacAGTCAGACATCGACTGAGGAGCACATGAATAATAGAGATATGGCAGAGAAGCCTCCTGGAGATCTCTGCAGCAGGACAGAGAGTCAGAGCACTGAGATCCATGTTGACAATGAGTCTGCAGGGGCGCCTGCCCATccaaatgcagcagcagcaacagcagcagcagaagcttCTGAGAGGGAATCAGCCATTGGTGACACTGTTCCTCAGCCTCAGTCTGCTATGCCAGTCTTCTCAGCCCTCAATGATAAGGCAACACCTCCAGCTCCAGCCAGGGATCATATTGATCACAGTGATGCTAAAGTGCTGGAGCCAGACTCTCCTCAGCTCCCAGGGAAGTCGATACTTCCCTCAGCCCCCTCCTGGGCAGACACTCCACCCTCTCCAAAGAAAGGTGATGAGGACATGGAGCCAGGCATCAGCTGCGCTAGTGCTGTGACCCCCTTGGCCAAGCCAGAGCCTGTGGCCCCATCTGCTCAGCCAAGGGCATTTGGACGTAAGCATGCCAGGGGCAGAAGGAGAATCATGCATTCAGGTGTGGCGATCAGACGACAGCTATGCTTGGAGCAGGAGggggaaaaggaagaggaaggggCCCCCTCGCCAACACAGAAACCCTGCATGCCTCCTAGCAAAACTGTGCTATTCTCAGATCAAATGGACCTTGCTCATCAGGAGTCTATTGTGAGTCAGACACCCAAAATGCTTACTGATGGTTTTCGTTCAAGAATGTGCACTCGCTCATTCAATGCACCAGACTTGCCACCGAAAGTTGAGCCTCATGTGAAGAGAAAACCAGGCCCAAAACCAGGTTCAAAGCCTGGGCTCAAACCAGGGCCAAAACCTGGACCTAAACCAGGGCCAAAACCAGGAGCAAAGCCAGGTCCAAAGCCTGGGCCTAAACCTGGCCTAAAGCCTGGACCAAAGCCCGGGCCAAAACCTGGACCTAAACCAGGACCAAAACCTGTGCCAAATGAGCCAGAGCTGTCATCGAAATTTGAGACTCCTCTGAAGCGTAAACCAGGACCAAAACCAGGTTCAAAACCTGGATCAAAACCTGGGCCAAAACCTGGGTCAAAACCTGGCCCAAAACCAGGCCTGAAACCAGGTCCAAAACCAGGACCTAAGCCTGGACCCAAGCCTGCAGATGTTTTGCCCCCCACTGACACAGCACCCATAAAGGCCCCGGTGGGTCGCCCCAAAGGCTCTGTTTCTAAAGCAAAGCTGGTGCAAGATGAACCCATTCAACCTTTGACAGGAATGCTGAGTAGGGGCAGGAAAAGCCTAAAAGCTACAATATCACAAGAAAACCAGGATGTAAAACTATTTAAccaggaagaaaaacaagcaaaccATGAGGCAAAGGCACCAGAAAAGGAGAGTAAGAACATGGTCCTGAGATCCAGAAAGCCCTCGCAAGAAAAGCTGtcgaaagaaaaagagaaaatcataGAGGAAGCTATTCTGCCCCAGACAATAACAGAATTCAAAGCCAGTGATGTGTCTCCAAAATTAGAGGAGTCTCTTACTTTGGAACAAACTCTAACTCCCATTCCTAACGCAGTCAAAAACAAGGATGTTCCAGCAGAGCCACCTGCACCACTGGCCTCACCAGTCCCAACTGAACAATCTGAAGAAAAGACATCTCTTACACTAAAAAGGAAACCCAGCCCGGAACCCTCTACAATGCCagtaaagaaaaagagaggtcCAAagccaaaaccaaaaccaatacCTCCTGAACCTCCCCTGCTGGAACAGGCTGTGTCTTTACCGAAAGAGAAGGCTGTCCGGGGGCCCAAAAGAAAGCGAGGGCCACCCAAGAAAGCCCCTGTGGTCACTTCCCCTCCCAAAGACACTCTTCCCAGTATCAGTGAAAGTGACATTACCAGTGAAGTGCCTGTGGTGCCTCCTCAGTGCCCCACTAAAACAAAAGTTCTCCCACCACGCAAAGGCAGAGGACAGAAATATGAAGCCATGGTGCAGAAAATTACATCTCCCAGCTCAAAGAAACACCCTCCAATTCCCCAGATAGAAAGTAATCTGACTGATGATGTGACAGCAAAGACTTTGTCTCAACATGTCCTAAAGGAAGGTGAGACATCGACACTTGTTAATAGCACTGAGGTGATAGAGGGACAAGTAAAAAGCATAGAGTCGAGACAAGAAGTAAAGAAACAAGTGAGGAAAGACGAGGTGAGTCAAGAGGTATCAACACCAGGGGAGGTGAGACAAGAGGTGACAGAGGAGGTTGTAAATAAGGATGAAATAAGACGAGAGAACATCAAACAAGGTGCACAGCTTGATGTTGGAGCTGGCAAGATCAGCTCAGTGGAGGCCCCAGCAGAAGTCAGGCCTCAGGGAAAGTGGACACAACAGGCCACAGACGATGCATCTTCTGTTGCCACTAAGTCCACCAGAACTAAAAGGAAGAGATGGGCCATGGTGGAGAGCACAGACGCCTCAGTAGTAGCCTTAGAAGCGGGGAGCCTAATAGTTACAACACCAAGGTTAGCCAAGCAGAGGGCCATTAAAAACAACCATGAGATGCACCTTaagcagaggagaaagaagagaaaaggtcAAGGCCCCCTCGATGAAACAGACACAGTCGAGGAGACCAATATTGAAACAGTGGAACaacaggagaaggagaagataGAAGAGACAGAAACCAGCACAGAGTCCACAATACCCCTGCCAGTCAGTCCAGATGAGATCACGGAAGCACCCCAGGTAACCAGCACAGAACTCACTCAGAAACCTAGGAGAGGCAGGAAACCATCAGCCAATCCAGCCAAGAGGAAACACGGCAAAGCCTCCTCTGAGCAGATCCCCGGCAAACCAGTGAAAGTCCACAAAAAGCCTGGGCCAAAACCTGGGATGAAAGATGCCATCGAGGTTATTGAGGCAGTGGTAAGGGCTGCAGGATGTGAAGGGGCCAAAAAAGAGGAacgagaaaaagaagaaatggatagaagggaaaaggaaaagacgGAAGAACAGGAGACTTGCATTGTGGGTCCTGTGGTGACAGTATCAGAAAAACAGACTGAGACCATTTCTGTGAAAAGAATCAGGCGCAGACCAGTTCATCAAAACTCTAAACTGTCTTTCTGTCCTTATGTACGGATTAATAACTCCAGAGACTTTTCCTCTTGGTGTGCTATAGTCAACAAGCCTGAGGATGCAGTAATATTTCAGAGACGTAGAAAAAAGGGCATACTCAGAATGAGGAATCCCTTCACAGTTGCAAAGGGAGTGCCACACACTGCTGCCATGCTACAGGGACCCCTGGTGAACAAAAATCTAACTGAGAGGTGTCTTTTATGTAGCCTGTGTGGAAAGCAAGCGAATTACAGAGACCTTGGTGATCTGTGTGGACCCTACTACACAGAGGATGGCGTTCCTAGGAAACTTTTGACGATCAGGCACGCAGAATCCCTCAGGGAAGAGTCCGAGAAGACTGAGGAAAACAACGGTAGCAGCACGAATGATCCAGGCCACTCATCAAAGAAGGAGGATGAGGACAGCACGGAAAAGGAGGGCAACGCAGAAGCATCCGCTCAAGAGGGCAGTAGTAGCAGACACCATCATTGGCGCCACCGAAGGGCGGAAAGAACAGAAAGAATGGGTCAGGAAGGTGGTCCGCGAAGGTTAACTCTCCGGGAGAGGTTCAGGAGAATGAAGCAGCTCCAAGCCATAGGCTCAGGGGCCTCAAGTGACCAAGAGGGCAGCGACAACATGTTCCATAGGCTACAAGTGGAGGCAGAGGCTAAGGAGCACTGGGCACATGAAAACTGTGCCATCTGGACCAAGGGGGTCATTATGGTAGCTGGGAGGCTATATGGACTGAAGGAGGCTGCCTGCAAGTCAGCCCAAACG AGCTGCTACAAGTGCCAGATTGTGGGGGCGTccctcagctgctgctggagaggcTGCTCTCATAAATACCACTATGTCTGCGCCAAAGAGATAG GCTGCACATTCCACGAGGATGATTTCTCCATCAAATGTCCTAAACACGAG TCTCTCTTCCCGTTTCCTGCAGGACCTGTAAGATATTCCAGTAAACCACCtgcaccaccaacaccacctcTCAGCCGGTCGAGCGTCACCTATCCAGCAAAGGCAAACAAAAATGCCGCCCCGACAACAGCCACCTGTACCTAA